A section of the Sphingomonas sp. LT1P40 genome encodes:
- a CDS encoding ABC transporter ATP-binding protein, with amino-acid sequence MVMLAAQGLGVALGGRPVLDGIDVSLAPSGLIGVIGPNGAGKSTLVRALTGLVPYQGIVTIDGADAAGITRAARARTMAYLPQGQILHWPLTVERLVGLGRLPHLRPLSRISGADADAIERAMARADVLHLRDRVATELSGGEKARALLARALAVEAPVLIADEPLAALDPLHQIEVMELLATEARGGALVIAVMHDLTMAARYCSRLLMLHHGRLVADGSPEAVLTPARLAEVYGVEARVELRGGVPVVLAIGRVQPSAGGAA; translated from the coding sequence GTGGTGATGCTGGCGGCACAGGGTCTGGGCGTGGCGCTGGGCGGGCGTCCTGTGTTGGACGGCATCGACGTGTCGCTGGCGCCAAGCGGGCTGATCGGGGTGATCGGGCCGAACGGGGCGGGCAAATCGACGCTGGTGCGGGCGCTTACCGGGCTGGTGCCGTATCAGGGCATTGTCACGATCGACGGGGCGGACGCCGCCGGGATTACGCGCGCGGCGCGGGCACGGACGATGGCGTATCTGCCGCAGGGGCAGATATTGCACTGGCCGTTGACGGTCGAGCGACTGGTCGGCCTCGGGCGATTACCGCATCTGAGGCCGTTATCGCGGATATCGGGGGCGGACGCTGACGCGATCGAGCGGGCGATGGCGCGGGCCGACGTGCTGCATCTGCGCGACCGGGTGGCGACGGAATTATCCGGGGGTGAAAAGGCTCGTGCGCTGTTGGCGCGGGCGCTGGCGGTGGAGGCACCGGTGCTGATCGCCGACGAGCCGCTGGCGGCGCTGGACCCGCTGCACCAGATCGAAGTGATGGAGTTGCTGGCGACGGAAGCGCGCGGCGGCGCGCTGGTGATCGCGGTGATGCACGATCTGACAATGGCGGCGCGATACTGCTCGCGGCTGTTGATGCTGCATCACGGGCGGCTGGTGGCGGATGGGTCGCCGGAAGCGGTGCTGACGCCCGCGCGACTGGCGGAGGTTTACGGGGTCGAGGCGCGGGTCGAGTTGCGCGGCGGCGTGCCGGTGGTGCTGGCGATCGGGCGGGTTCAGCCCTCGGCCGGTGGCGCGGCGTAA
- a CDS encoding FecCD family ABC transporter permease, with translation MLAGVAGILSLLVGSAPIGLGRLFAALTGGGDQIARVILFELRLPRALLGLAVGAMLGVSGAALQGYLRNPLAEPAVLGASNAAALGAVIALYFGLAAIHPAVLPLLAILTGLGALGLLFLLAGNSESPLTLILAGIAVATMAGAGISLALNLAPNPFAAIEIMTWLMGSLEDRSFAHVAVALPCIAVGGALLLWDGRALDALALGEDGATALGVDLRATRIRMMLGVAIGVGGAVAVTGSIGFVGLIVPHLVRPFTDRSPSAILLPSALAGAALLTFADLGVRLIPASSELKLGVVTAFLGVPVFLAHLMRERRLW, from the coding sequence ATGCTGGCTGGCGTGGCGGGCATATTGTCGCTGCTGGTCGGGAGCGCGCCGATCGGGTTGGGGCGGCTGTTCGCTGCGCTGACGGGCGGCGGCGATCAAATCGCACGGGTGATCCTGTTCGAGCTGCGGCTGCCCCGCGCGCTGCTGGGGCTGGCGGTCGGGGCAATGCTGGGGGTGTCGGGGGCGGCGTTGCAGGGCTATCTGCGCAATCCGCTGGCCGAACCGGCGGTGCTGGGGGCGTCGAACGCGGCGGCGCTGGGGGCGGTGATCGCGCTGTATTTCGGGCTGGCCGCGATTCATCCGGCGGTGCTGCCGTTGCTGGCGATCCTCACCGGGTTGGGTGCGCTAGGGTTGTTGTTCCTGCTGGCGGGCAATTCGGAAAGTCCGCTGACGTTGATCCTTGCGGGCATTGCCGTGGCGACGATGGCGGGGGCGGGCATCAGCTTGGCGCTCAACCTTGCGCCCAATCCGTTCGCAGCAATCGAGATCATGACGTGGCTGATGGGCAGTCTGGAGGATCGCAGCTTCGCGCATGTCGCGGTGGCATTGCCGTGCATCGCGGTTGGCGGCGCATTGTTGCTGTGGGACGGACGCGCGCTGGATGCACTGGCATTGGGCGAGGATGGCGCGACGGCTTTGGGCGTCGATCTGCGCGCCACGCGCATCCGCATGATGCTGGGCGTCGCAATCGGCGTGGGTGGCGCGGTGGCGGTGACCGGGTCGATCGGCTTTGTCGGCCTTATCGTCCCGCATCTGGTACGCCCTTTCACTGATCGCAGCCCCTCCGCAATCCTGTTGCCGTCGGCGCTGGCGGGGGCGGCGCTGCTGACCTTCGCCGATCTGGGCGTGCGGCTGATCCCGGCGAGCAGCGAGTTGAAGCTGGGCGTAGTTACCGCGTTTCTGGGCGTGCCGGTGTTCCTGGCGCATCTGATGCGGGAGCGGCGGCTGTGGTGA
- a CDS encoding ABC transporter substrate-binding protein — protein MIRLPLLAAALAFTGSAAPIVVTGDAVAQPTRIVSANLCADQLLLAVADPAQIAALTRNARDPWMSAAAKQAQPFRMIRGTAEEILTLDPDLIVGAPEFRTTQWRGMARRNIAALDLPFANSLSDIQTQLRAVATATGHPARGQKIAAQMDAALAKLRRTGQGRVAAYYQRRGYVTGTGTLVDELMTRAGLVNLATQLGKGPLARLTLEEMVAANPDILIVETDSPTVTDQGAEMLQHPALRHIPRVSLPQAWTVCGGPAYVQAARSLTTQLAAIPAK, from the coding sequence GTGATCCGCCTGCCCCTCCTCGCCGCCGCACTGGCCTTCACCGGCAGCGCTGCCCCGATCGTCGTCACCGGCGACGCGGTCGCGCAACCGACGCGGATCGTCTCCGCCAATCTCTGCGCGGATCAACTGCTGCTCGCCGTTGCCGATCCAGCGCAGATCGCTGCGCTCACCCGCAACGCACGCGACCCGTGGATGTCCGCTGCTGCGAAACAGGCCCAGCCCTTCCGCATGATCCGTGGAACGGCCGAAGAAATCCTGACCCTCGACCCCGATCTGATCGTCGGCGCACCCGAATTCCGCACAACCCAATGGCGTGGCATGGCGCGCAGGAACATCGCTGCGCTCGACCTCCCCTTCGCCAACAGCCTGTCCGATATCCAGACCCAGCTGCGCGCCGTCGCCACCGCGACCGGCCACCCCGCGCGAGGGCAGAAGATCGCCGCACAGATGGACGCCGCGCTCGCCAAGCTCCGGCGTACCGGCCAGGGCCGCGTCGCCGCTTACTATCAGCGGCGCGGCTATGTCACCGGCACCGGCACGCTGGTCGATGAACTGATGACCCGCGCCGGTCTCGTGAACCTCGCCACCCAACTCGGCAAAGGACCGCTCGCGCGTCTGACGCTCGAAGAAATGGTCGCCGCCAATCCCGACATTCTCATCGTCGAAACCGACAGCCCGACAGTGACCGATCAGGGCGCGGAAATGCTCCAGCATCCGGCCCTGCGCCACATTCCGCGCGTGTCCCTGCCACAGGCGTGGACGGTGTGCGGCGGCCCGGCCTATGTGCAGGCCGCACGCAGCCTGACCACACAACTCGCGGCCATCCCGGCAAAATAA
- a CDS encoding TonB-dependent receptor plug domain-containing protein, with protein sequence MKTAVSLIALAIAAPAYAQTVESADEDVVVTATGIEQPRDEVGQTVTVIDAETIEQRQTIDVVDLLATTPGVRFSRNGSTGGVTGVSLRGAETTQTLVLIDGVKVNDTSGIGDGYDFGHLLTGNIKRIEVLRGSNSVVHGSQAIGGVVNVMTGVPVAGFAANASADYGYSDTIRARADVSGTSGLASGGAGVAYFRTDGISSAAGGTERDGYKNLSANARLKLTFSDALSLDLRGYYINSDLNYDSFFGAPADSGDVAKLDQYVGYAGLNLALFDGALSNRASVTYLRNDRDYFFARGNAPDYGYSGTNLRFEYQGVVAPVEAAKLVFGYEHERPEYTFFGFGSTADEGANIDSVYALALVQPFAGLSLTAGLRHDDHSQFGGATTFGASANFSPNGGATNIRASYGEGFKAPSLYQLYDSFSGNDLLRPERSQSYEVGFDQNLVDDRAILSVTAFHRDTKKQINYDNTTFTYGNIDRTRAKGVEAALTLKPVEALSFVAAYSYIDARDRSPGTANFGKRLARRAEQTVSVSVDYDWSFGLSTGATVTVVGDSFDNSANTVRLDGYALAGVRASLPLGEHLEVYGRVDNLFDANYATAFGYGVYGRAAYGGVRVRF encoded by the coding sequence ATGAAGACCGCTGTTTCATTGATTGCGCTGGCAATTGCCGCGCCCGCTTATGCCCAGACCGTTGAGTCTGCCGACGAGGATGTTGTCGTTACCGCGACCGGCATCGAACAGCCGCGCGACGAGGTCGGTCAGACCGTCACCGTGATCGATGCCGAGACGATCGAGCAGCGCCAGACCATCGACGTGGTCGATCTGCTCGCCACCACGCCGGGCGTGCGGTTCAGCCGCAATGGCAGCACCGGCGGGGTGACCGGCGTGTCGCTGCGCGGGGCGGAGACGACGCAGACGCTGGTCCTGATCGACGGGGTAAAAGTCAACGACACCAGTGGCATCGGCGACGGCTATGATTTCGGCCATTTGCTGACCGGCAATATCAAGCGGATCGAAGTGCTGCGCGGATCGAACTCCGTGGTGCATGGCAGTCAGGCGATCGGCGGCGTGGTCAATGTGATGACCGGCGTGCCGGTGGCAGGGTTCGCGGCGAATGCGTCGGCGGACTATGGCTATAGCGACACAATCCGCGCGCGCGCCGATGTGTCGGGAACCAGCGGGCTGGCATCGGGCGGTGCGGGCGTTGCCTATTTCCGCACCGACGGGATTTCGTCGGCAGCGGGCGGAACCGAGCGCGACGGGTATAAAAACCTGTCGGCGAACGCGCGGCTGAAGCTGACGTTCAGCGATGCGCTGAGCCTCGATCTGCGTGGCTATTACATCAATTCCGACCTGAACTATGACAGCTTCTTCGGTGCGCCCGCCGACAGCGGCGACGTTGCCAAGCTCGACCAATATGTCGGTTATGCCGGATTGAACCTGGCGCTGTTCGACGGGGCGCTGAGCAACCGCGCATCGGTGACCTATCTGCGCAACGACCGCGACTATTTCTTCGCGCGCGGGAACGCGCCGGATTACGGCTATAGCGGCACCAATCTTCGCTTTGAGTATCAGGGCGTGGTCGCGCCGGTCGAAGCGGCCAAGCTGGTGTTCGGCTATGAACATGAGCGGCCCGAATATACCTTTTTCGGCTTCGGCTCGACCGCGGACGAGGGTGCGAACATCGACAGCGTCTATGCGCTGGCCCTCGTTCAGCCGTTCGCAGGCCTGTCGCTGACCGCTGGCCTGCGGCACGACGATCACAGCCAGTTCGGTGGCGCGACGACGTTCGGGGCGAGCGCCAATTTCTCGCCCAATGGCGGCGCGACCAATATCCGCGCCAGCTATGGCGAGGGGTTCAAGGCACCGTCGCTGTATCAGCTATACGACAGCTTCAGCGGCAACGATCTGCTGCGTCCGGAGCGGTCGCAAAGCTATGAGGTCGGGTTCGACCAGAACCTCGTCGATGATCGCGCGATCCTGTCGGTGACCGCGTTCCACCGCGATACGAAGAAACAGATCAACTATGACAATACGACCTTCACCTATGGCAATATCGACCGCACGCGGGCGAAGGGCGTCGAGGCGGCACTGACGCTGAAACCGGTCGAAGCGCTGAGTTTCGTCGCCGCGTACAGCTATATCGACGCGCGCGACCGCTCGCCCGGAACAGCGAATTTTGGCAAAAGGCTGGCGCGGCGGGCCGAGCAGACGGTGAGCGTGTCGGTGGATTATGACTGGTCGTTCGGCTTGTCGACCGGCGCGACGGTGACGGTTGTCGGCGATAGCTTCGACAATTCGGCTAACACCGTTAGGCTGGACGGCTATGCGCTTGCAGGCGTGCGGGCGTCATTGCCGCTGGGCGAACATCTGGAGGTCTATGGCCGGGTCGATAACCTGTTCGACGCGAATTACGCGACCGCGTTCGGCTACGGCGTCTATGGTCGCGCGGCCTATGGCGGCGTGCGTGTCCGCTTCTAA
- a CDS encoding L,D-transpeptidase family protein, which yields MSLMGVRTVLAIGVGLALALAVPASAQQVAASGASEVLLRNGQWTWIEEAAYQPAGGLGLVSIIVSLPGQIAYVYRDGVLIAASTVSTGKRGKSTPPGEFTILQKRVHHRSNLYSNAPMPFMQRLTWDGIALHAGSLPGYPASHGCIRFPREFARRLYAITEMGTAVSVVTYEIDDPRVRRGVPRLAPSEQIAKRADPPFLRAELAAFRTGEFDIVTASNDVIIPGVETRETRSDGVVLAPAKAVVQKVPRRRR from the coding sequence ATGTCCCTGATGGGGGTTCGGACGGTGTTGGCAATTGGGGTCGGTCTGGCTCTCGCATTGGCAGTCCCGGCGTCGGCGCAACAGGTGGCGGCGTCGGGTGCCAGCGAAGTGTTGTTGCGCAACGGTCAATGGACGTGGATCGAGGAAGCGGCGTATCAGCCCGCGGGCGGGCTGGGCCTGGTTTCGATCATCGTCAGCCTCCCCGGCCAGATCGCTTATGTCTATCGTGACGGCGTGCTGATCGCGGCATCGACGGTGTCGACCGGAAAGCGCGGTAAATCGACTCCGCCGGGCGAATTCACGATCCTGCAAAAGCGCGTGCATCACCGCTCCAACCTCTACAGCAACGCGCCGATGCCGTTCATGCAGCGGCTGACCTGGGACGGGATCGCGCTGCATGCCGGGTCGCTGCCCGGCTATCCGGCATCGCATGGCTGCATCCGCTTTCCGCGCGAGTTTGCGCGGCGGCTGTACGCGATCACCGAAATGGGCACGGCGGTGTCGGTGGTGACCTATGAAATTGACGATCCGCGCGTGCGGCGGGGTGTGCCGCGACTGGCGCCGTCGGAGCAGATCGCCAAAAGGGCCGATCCACCCTTCCTGCGCGCCGAGCTTGCCGCGTTCCGGACGGGTGAGTTCGACATCGTGACCGCAAGCAACGACGTCATCATCCCGGGGGTGGAAACGCGGGAAACGAGAAGCGATGGCGTGGTGCTCGCCCCGGCCAAGGCGGTGGTGCAAAAGGTGCCGCGCCGACGGCGTTAG
- a CDS encoding murein L,D-transpeptidase catalytic domain-containing protein gives MNELIEAARSRRSFLRTAAAVAGTGFLAGCASRSVTTAVAPPRIPVPPPVATPIEPGVRVAVAPRGVRPELFQRAMIALQRHGSRIRQQDRIAIADFSLASSRLRFHLVDLHNGATRSMLVSHGIGSDPEHTGELQRFSNEVNSEATSEGAFLASNYYVGKHQLSQRLIGLDHTNNNALDRAIVIHAAWYSNSEMIAKHGKLGRSQGCFAVGEGELDKVFALLGEGRMIYAEKSA, from the coding sequence ATGAACGAATTGATTGAGGCGGCACGTTCGCGCCGCTCGTTTTTGAGGACGGCAGCAGCGGTCGCGGGGACGGGTTTTCTGGCCGGTTGCGCCTCGCGCAGCGTCACCACGGCGGTTGCGCCGCCACGGATCCCGGTACCGCCACCGGTCGCCACCCCGATCGAACCCGGCGTGCGCGTCGCCGTCGCCCCGCGCGGCGTGCGGCCCGAGCTGTTCCAGCGCGCGATGATCGCATTGCAGCGCCACGGCAGCCGCATCCGCCAGCAGGACCGCATCGCCATTGCCGATTTCTCGCTGGCATCATCGCGGTTGCGCTTTCATCTCGTCGATCTGCACAATGGCGCGACGCGCTCGATGCTGGTCTCGCACGGCATCGGATCGGACCCAGAGCATACCGGCGAGCTTCAGCGCTTCTCTAACGAGGTCAATTCGGAAGCGACCAGCGAAGGTGCGTTCCTGGCGTCCAACTATTATGTCGGCAAGCACCAGTTGTCACAGCGGCTGATCGGCCTCGATCATACCAACAACAACGCACTCGACCGCGCGATCGTGATCCACGCCGCCTGGTATTCGAATTCGGAAATGATCGCTAAACACGGCAAGCTCGGCCGCAGCCAGGGCTGTTTCGCGGTGGGTGAGGGCGAGCTGGACAAGGTGTTCGCGCTACTCGGCGAAGGCCGCATGATCTACGCGGAGAAATCGGCCTAG
- a CDS encoding NAD(+) synthase, with product MAKHPFYSIHSHGLVRIGACTPGASVGDVAANTASHIDLAKEGDAAGADLLLFPELSITGYALDDLHLQDAMLRATRDGLADLIEASAKLKPVLVVGAALERNGRLYNTAVVIARGMVLGVVPKSYFPNYREYYEKRWFASGIGLSSEIEIAGQTAPFGPDLIFAASDLPDFVFHAEICEDFWGPLPPSTHGALAGALILCNLSASNITIGKARERALLCAAQSVRTASAYIFSAAGPGESTTDLAWDGQSLIYELGELLAESTRFDLTLETIIADIDVGRLRQERIRFGTFNDTAVATGHPETRFRRIVFEHQPTTDDIGFQRKLRRFPFVPNNPDKLDADCFEAFNIQVEGLRKRIESTGLQKLVIGVSGGIDSTHALIVAARAMDRIGLPRTNILGFTMPGFATGEGTKSNAWALMKAIGITAEELDIRPAARQMLTDMGHPYADGEPIYDVTFENVQAGLRTDYLFRLANQRGGFVIGTGDLSELALGWCTYGVGDHMSHYAVNAGVPKTLIQYLIRWCERTNQFDAETDRVLEAILAQEISPELVPAGKDGAMQSTEARIGPYALNDFFLHYVVRHGLAPSKIAFLAWHAWKDAAAGEWPLGLPAEARVAYDLPTIRHWLEKFLVRFFQTSQFKRSAIPNGPKVSSGGALSPRGDWRAPSDGTAKPWLDELQANVPQG from the coding sequence ATGGCGAAACATCCCTTCTATTCGATCCATTCGCATGGGCTGGTGCGCATCGGCGCATGCACCCCGGGGGCGAGCGTCGGCGACGTCGCGGCCAACACCGCGTCGCATATCGATCTGGCGAAAGAGGGTGATGCTGCTGGTGCCGACCTGCTGCTGTTCCCCGAACTCAGCATCACCGGCTACGCGCTCGACGATCTCCACCTCCAAGATGCGATGTTGCGTGCCACCCGCGACGGGCTGGCCGACCTGATCGAGGCGAGCGCGAAGTTGAAGCCGGTGCTGGTCGTCGGTGCAGCGCTCGAACGCAATGGCCGCCTGTACAACACCGCCGTCGTCATCGCGCGCGGCATGGTGTTGGGCGTCGTTCCCAAAAGCTATTTCCCCAATTACCGCGAATATTACGAGAAGCGCTGGTTTGCGTCGGGCATCGGGCTGTCGAGCGAGATTGAAATCGCGGGGCAAACCGCGCCGTTTGGCCCCGACCTGATCTTCGCCGCCAGCGACCTGCCCGATTTCGTCTTTCATGCCGAGATTTGCGAGGATTTTTGGGGGCCGCTCCCACCTTCTACGCATGGCGCGCTCGCCGGCGCACTGATCCTGTGCAACCTGTCCGCCTCCAACATCACCATCGGCAAGGCGCGCGAGCGGGCGCTGCTCTGCGCCGCGCAATCGGTCCGCACCGCCTCGGCCTATATCTTCTCCGCGGCCGGGCCGGGGGAAAGCACGACCGATCTCGCGTGGGACGGACAGAGCCTGATCTACGAACTCGGCGAACTGCTCGCCGAATCCACCCGCTTCGACCTGACGCTGGAAACGATCATCGCGGATATCGATGTGGGACGGTTGCGGCAGGAGCGGATTCGCTTTGGCACGTTCAACGACACCGCCGTCGCCACCGGCCACCCCGAAACCCGCTTCCGCCGTATCGTGTTCGAGCACCAGCCCACGACCGACGACATCGGCTTTCAGCGCAAACTCCGCCGCTTCCCTTTCGTCCCCAACAACCCCGACAAGCTCGACGCGGATTGTTTCGAGGCGTTCAACATCCAGGTCGAGGGGCTACGCAAGCGCATCGAATCGACCGGCCTGCAAAAGCTCGTCATCGGCGTGTCGGGCGGCATCGACTCCACCCACGCCCTGATCGTCGCGGCGCGGGCGATGGACCGCATTGGGCTGCCACGCACCAATATCCTCGGCTTCACCATGCCCGGCTTCGCCACCGGTGAGGGCACGAAATCCAACGCCTGGGCGCTGATGAAGGCGATCGGCATCACGGCGGAGGAACTCGATATCCGCCCCGCCGCGCGCCAGATGCTGACCGACATGGGGCATCCGTATGCGGACGGCGAGCCGATCTATGACGTGACGTTCGAGAATGTGCAGGCTGGCCTGCGCACCGATTACCTCTTTCGCCTCGCCAATCAGCGCGGCGGCTTCGTTATCGGCACCGGCGACCTGTCCGAGCTTGCGCTCGGCTGGTGCACCTATGGCGTCGGCGATCATATGAGCCACTACGCCGTCAATGCGGGGGTGCCCAAGACGCTGATCCAGTATCTGATCCGCTGGTGTGAGCGAACCAACCAGTTCGATGCAGAAACCGACCGCGTGCTCGAGGCGATCCTGGCTCAGGAAATCTCCCCCGAACTCGTCCCCGCCGGTAAAGACGGCGCGATGCAGAGCACCGAGGCGCGGATCGGCCCCTACGCGCTCAACGATTTCTTCCTGCATTATGTCGTCCGCCACGGCCTCGCCCCGTCCAAGATCGCGTTCCTGGCCTGGCATGCGTGGAAAGACGCGGCGGCGGGCGAATGGCCGCTGGGCCTGCCCGCCGAAGCGCGCGTGGCATATGATTTGCCAACAATCCGCCACTGGCTCGAAAAATTCCTGGTCCGTTTCTTCCAGACCAGTCAGTTCAAGCGCAGCGCGATTCCGAACGGCCCGAAAGTCTCCTCCGGCGGTGCCCTCTCCCCGCGCGGCGACTGGCGTGCGCCTTCGGACGGGACGGCGAAACCGTGGCTGGATGAATTGCAGGCCAACGTCCCGCAGGGCTGA